A region from the Silene latifolia isolate original U9 population chromosome 7, ASM4854445v1, whole genome shotgun sequence genome encodes:
- the LOC141590825 gene encoding uncharacterized protein LOC141590825, which translates to MAISSSVGFKFSYPMVAPKMDTRDLVIPSSVGFKVSYPIVAPKMNMRGLVSIPVMKGVRCVPIVKDERSVSGSNYIPDPRYEGLDKSIAWQAALLVPDYPGSMMSRKLNEMRASIANTLGRGRDFRHFRVFLKPPLSDGASASSPDLIRYYIQTLCQTMSLMSEEEAVKRIYSVATRHYFAFGAKVSPHIAELLKALPNVSAVHPDEFVDIKERRYPWDPFINGQALPYDGKYYPHFSNEELGMASEEALPNSYEELAMKN; encoded by the exons ATGGCGATCTCTTCAAGCGTAGGATTCAAATTCAGTTATCCAATGGTAGCTCCTAAG ATGGACACGAGAGATTTGGTGATCCCTTCAAGCGTAGGATTCAAAGTCAGTTATCCAATCGTAGCTCCTAAG ATGAATATGAGAGGTTTGGTGAGCATCCCAGTAATGAAGGGCGTACGTTGCGTCCCAATAGTAAAGGACGAACGTTCTGTGAGCGGCAGCAATTATATCCCCGATCCACGTTACGAGGGTTTGGACAAGTCAATAGCATGGCAAGCTGCCCTTCTTGTCCCTGATTACCCTGGTTCAATGATGTCGCgtaaattaaatgaaatgagAGCGAGTATTGCTAATACCCTTGGTCGAGGTCGAGACTTTCGGCACTTTAGAGTCTTTCTAAAACCCCCCTTATCTGACGGCGCCTCTGCTTCTTCTCCCGATCTCATCCGCTACTATATTCAAACTCTCTGTCAAACTATGAGTTTAATGAG CGAAGAGGAAGCCGTCAAGAGAATATATTCCGTCGCAACAAGACATTACTTTGCTTTTGGCGCTAAAGTTTCTCCCCACATAGCCGAGCTTCTCAAAG CTCTACCAAATGTTAGTGCTGTCCATCCCGATGAGTTTGTGGATATTAAAGAGAGGAGGTACCCAT gggatcctttTATCAATGGCCAAGCTCTCCCATATGATGGCAAATATTATCCACATTTTAGCAATGAAGAATTAGGGATGGCTAGTGAAGAGGCTCTCCCCAACAGTTATGAAGAATTAGCAATGAAGAATTAG
- the LOC141591431 gene encoding glutelin type-D 1-like, with amino-acid sequence MDIDLTPKVAKKVYGGEGGSYYSWCPNELPMLKNGNIGAAKLCLNKNGFALPRYSDSSKVAYVLQGQGVAGIVLPEKEEKVIAIKEGDTIALPFGVVTWWYNKDDTELTVLFLGDTSKGHKSGQFTDFFLTGSNGIFNGFSSEFVSRAWDLPEDVGQNLVSKQTGNGIVQLPASHKMPEPKKEHRDGMALNCLEAPLDVDIKNGGRVVVLNTKNLPLVGEVGLGADLVRIDGKSMCSPGFSCDSALQVTYILRGSGRVQVVGVDGKRVLETTLKAGDLFIVPRFFVVSKIADNDGMHWFSIISTPDPVFTHLAGKTSVWKALSAEVLEAAFNVPTDMEKLFRSKRTSDAIFFPPN; translated from the exons atggatATTGATCTAACACCAAAAGTAGCGAAGAAAGTTTATGGAGGAGAAGGTGGGTCCTACTATTCATGGTGTCCAAATGAGCTTCCTATGCTTAAGAATGGAAACATTGGTGCTGCTAAACTTTGTTTGAACAAGAATGGTTTTGCTCTTCCTCGTTATTCTGATTCCTCTAAGGTCGCTTATGTTCTTCAAG GCCAAGGAGTAGCTGGGATTGTTCTTCCTGAAAAAGAGGAGAAGGTGATTGCCATCAAAGAGGGAGATACAATTGCGCTTCCTTTCGGAGTGGTTACTTGGTGGTACAACAAGGACGACACTGAATTGACCGTTCTTTTCTTGGGTGACACTTCCAAGGGTCACAAATCAGGACAATTCACTGATTTCTTCCTAACCGGCTCTAATGGAATCTTCAATGGATTCTCATCCGAGTTTGTGAGTCGGGCCTGGGACTTGCCAGAAGATGTAGGCCAGAACCTAGTCAGCAAGCAAACAGGCAATGGGATCGTCCAGCTACCCGCGTCCCACAAGATGCCTGAACCAAAGAAGGAGCACCGCGATGGCATGGCATTGAACTGTTTGGAAGCCCCGTTGGATGTTGACATTAAGAACGGTGGTAGGGTTGTTGTGCTGAACACCAAGAACTTGCCTTTGGTGGGTGAGGTTGGCCTTGGTGCCGACCTTGTCAGGATCGATGGAAAGTCAATGTGCTCTCCCGGGTTCTCGTGTGACTCTGCCCTTCAAGTGACTTACATTCTCAGAGGAAGCGGTAGAGTTCAGGTTGTCGGAGTTGATGGTAAGAGGGTCTTGGAAACTACCCTTAAGGCTGGAGACTTGTTTATCGTGCCTAGGTTCTTTGTGGTTTCGAAGATCGCTGACAATGATGGCATGCACTGGTTCTCCATCATCTCTACCCCTGA CCCTGTGTTCACACACTTAGCAGGGAAGACATCAGTGTGGAAGGCGCTGTCGGCAGAAGTACTGGAGGCTGCTTTCAATGTGCCAACTGATATGGAGAAGCTTTTCCGATCAAAGAGGACATCTGATGCCATCTTCTTCCCACCTAATTAG